One genomic window of Sphingobacterium oryzagri includes the following:
- a CDS encoding RagB/SusD family nutrient uptake outer membrane protein: MKKILITLSIATGALFFSGCEKFLDRPALGQENLDTYYQTEEEVLKQIAGCYQGIFWDDWWQVAQFYPATDMATDDMWMNNTTQSQAAYIRMAHYQNPNQDDLLKNYWQYRYKAILRSNVVLDRMPQSPITNENLRARVIAEARFLRAFQYFELVKNFGGVPLVTEMLMPEEIQGVTRNTLEECYAFIEEDLRAAAEVLPARSAYAAADLGRATRDAARAYLGKVYLYQNKMAEAESILGQVIASGEYDLLDNFDKVWTIANNNSIESLFEVQYSDVTGYNLGGRLPVVTGSRDDSGWSWSGPTSDLENAFLAAGDNIRLRSTIIKHGDDVWNDASESAQNFVIDPAKHKSARINRKFYIPHAERAVPYDANRNKLNHRLLRFADVLLMYAEAANATGKDSEARTALNRVRDRVDLPAINASGNALRQAIRNERRLELALEHQRLYDIRRWDDTNGKKVIANLFGPSGSFVLYNTVTSSDPYERPNQQENSNKGTSFVENRDLLFPIPNSEIILSEGTLVQNPNF; this comes from the coding sequence ATGAAAAAGATCTTAATCACTTTATCAATAGCTACAGGCGCTCTATTTTTCTCCGGATGTGAGAAGTTTTTGGACCGACCTGCATTGGGACAAGAAAACCTGGATACCTATTACCAAACGGAAGAAGAGGTATTGAAACAAATTGCCGGATGTTACCAGGGAATATTTTGGGATGACTGGTGGCAGGTCGCTCAGTTTTATCCGGCTACAGACATGGCTACCGATGACATGTGGATGAACAACACCACGCAAAGTCAGGCCGCGTATATTCGCATGGCACATTATCAAAATCCAAATCAGGATGACCTGTTAAAAAATTATTGGCAGTATCGCTACAAAGCTATATTACGCAGCAACGTGGTGTTAGACCGCATGCCACAGTCACCCATCACAAACGAAAATCTACGTGCTCGTGTCATTGCAGAAGCACGATTCTTACGTGCTTTTCAATACTTCGAGTTGGTGAAGAATTTTGGCGGCGTTCCTCTCGTTACCGAAATGCTGATGCCCGAGGAAATACAGGGCGTGACGCGCAATACGCTGGAAGAATGTTATGCTTTTATCGAAGAAGATTTACGGGCTGCGGCCGAGGTTTTGCCAGCACGTAGCGCTTACGCCGCGGCCGATTTAGGTCGTGCAACCCGCGATGCCGCACGAGCGTACCTGGGCAAGGTTTACCTGTATCAAAATAAAATGGCCGAGGCAGAAAGTATACTCGGTCAAGTGATCGCTTCAGGTGAGTACGATCTGTTGGATAACTTTGATAAGGTTTGGACGATCGCAAACAACAATAGCATCGAATCCCTTTTCGAAGTGCAGTATAGCGACGTTACCGGCTATAATCTTGGAGGTCGCCTACCTGTGGTCACCGGATCACGTGATGACAGCGGTTGGTCTTGGAGCGGCCCAACGAGCGATCTGGAAAACGCTTTTTTGGCAGCTGGCGATAATATCCGCTTACGATCGACCATCATAAAACACGGCGATGATGTGTGGAATGATGCTTCGGAATCGGCACAGAATTTTGTGATCGATCCTGCCAAGCACAAATCCGCAAGAATCAATCGAAAATTCTACATTCCACATGCCGAGCGTGCCGTTCCTTACGACGCCAATCGTAACAAGTTAAACCATCGTTTGTTGCGTTTTGCCGATGTGCTGTTGATGTATGCCGAAGCGGCTAATGCAACGGGTAAAGACAGTGAAGCACGTACCGCATTAAACCGCGTTCGCGACCGCGTTGATTTGCCCGCGATCAACGCCAGCGGCAATGCGCTTCGCCAAGCTATTCGCAATGAGCGCCGGTTGGAATTAGCGCTTGAACACCAACGCCTGTATGACATCAGACGCTGGGATGATACCAACGGAAAGAAAGTGATTGCCAATCTATTTGGTCCAAGTGGCTCTTTTGTGCTGTATAACACGGTGACAAGCAGTGATCCTTACGAACGTCCAAACCAGCAAGAAAATAGCAACAAAGGAACATCATTTGTCGAAAATCGGGATTTGCTATTTCCGATACCTAACTCGGAGATCATCCTTTCGGAAGGCACCTTAGTTCAAAATCCTAACTTCTAA